The genomic segment AGTGACTCGAGGGGCTGACACCTGAAGCTGGACAACAAAAAAAGCCCTCGATTCCCTATAAAAGGGACGAGAACTACCCGCGTTGCCACCCAAATTGACCGGACAACCAAGTCCAATCCACTCCATTGAAATAACGGCTCAACTGCCGGCTCAGGCCTACTAAACGTTTCAGCCCGGCTACTCAGGGACGGATTCACAAGTGTTTTTACCGGCTCACACCACCCGCCGGCTCTCTTCAAAAAACGTGCTTGTTACTGCTTCCCATCATCGTCTCATGTTTGAAATTACCCTTACTTTACTACAAGCTGGTTTTTTTGGCAAGTCACTCAAAGAAAAAATGTATCCGCTTTCTTAAGATTACTCTTTAAAGATATGTGCAACTTGTTCAAAATAATTTCTTTCGTGTGGAACAAAGTCGCTGAGACCAATTTCCGCCAATGTTCCATCGAAAATATTGATGCATTTAACTGTCATTACTTCATTAACGAAAAGGTCAATTAGTGCTTGTCGCTCCACGACATGGACACTTTCTACTTCCTCTTGTTGCAATGAAAATTCGCTTGCTGCAAAAGTTGAGTCATATAAGAAGACATTCGAAAACTCACGATCAATAAAGGTGGGCAATTTGATACTGTTCTGCACAACACCTTTCGAATGCAGCTTCGTTATATCGACTTCTATGCCTAATTCCTCTTCCACCTCACGAATGCCATCTGCCACAGTTTCTGTTGAGAGAATATGCCCTGCAGCGGTAATATCAAACAATCCCGGAAAGTCTTTTTTAATAGCGCTTCTTTTTTGAATATAGACAAACTGATCATCGACTAGCCAGCAATGGAAGGTTTCATGCCACAGTCCCTCACAGTGGACCTTGGCTCTATTTTCATTTCTCAAATAGGTATAGTTTTCATCGAAGACCTTTAATTGTTCCATTCTTATCACCCCTATAATTAAGTATACAAAAAAGCGAGGGATTTCTCCCCCACTTTTTTCTTAATTAATTACCAACCGCGTTCTGACATACGCTCTTCCACTTGAAGGGTTCCGATTTCTAACCCTTTCATCGGTTCACCAATGTCTTTAGACAGTTCACCAATCAGTTTATAGTCTTTGAAGTTTTCTGTTGCTTTAACAATTGCACGTGCAAA from the Sporosarcina psychrophila genome contains:
- a CDS encoding NUDIX hydrolase, which codes for MEQLKVFDENYTYLRNENRAKVHCEGLWHETFHCWLVDDQFVYIQKRSAIKKDFPGLFDITAAGHILSTETVADGIREVEEELGIEVDITKLHSKGVVQNSIKLPTFIDREFSNVFLYDSTFAASEFSLQQEEVESVHVVERQALIDLFVNEVMTVKCINIFDGTLAEIGLSDFVPHERNYFEQVAHIFKE